GAAACCAACCAGGGCCCGCCACCATGCTCACCACCGCCGGCCGCACGGCCTATGACGCCGATCTCGACTCCTTCCGCGACCAGGTCCGCAAGGTGTTCGACAAGATCCTCCACCCTCACCTCGACCGCTGGGAGGAGGAGGGCATCGTCGATCGCGACTTCTGGCTGGCCTATGGCGAGGCGGGCCTGCTCTGCCCGCAGGTTCCGGCCGAATATGGCGGTCTGGGCCTCGACTACCGCTACAACGCCATCATCGGCGAGGAACTCGCCTATGCGGGCTGTTCGGCCGGCGTCACCCTGCAGTCGGACATCACCGTCGACTACCTCATCAACTACGGCTCAGAGGAGCAGAAGGCCCGGTGGCTGCCGGGCATGGTCTCGGGCGAGGTGATCACCGCCATCGCCATGACCGAGCCCGGAACCGGGTCGGACCTCCAGGGGGTCAAGACCACCGCCAAGCGGGACGGCAACCACTATGTCGTCAACGGCTCGAAGACCTACATCACCAACGGCCAGAACGCCGACCTGGTCATCGTGGTGGCCAAGACAGACCCGGCCCTGGGTTCCAAGGGCATCTCCCTGGTGCTGGTGGAACGCGACCGCGAAGGCTTCGCGCGGGGCCGCAACCTCGACAAGATCGGCCAGCACTCGGCCGACACCTCGGAGCTGTTCTTCAATGACGTTCGGGTGCCGATCACCAACTGCCTCGGCGAGGAAGGCCGGGGCTTCGCCCACCTGATGGGCCAACTGCCGCAGGAGCGCCTGCAGATCGCCGTGGGCGGTCAGGCCGGCGCCCAGCGCGCCTTCGACGAGGCGGTGAAGTTCACCAAGGACCGCAAGGCCTTCGGCCAGTCGATCTTCGACTTCCAGAACACCCGATTCACCCTGGCGGCGCTGAAGACGAAGCTGCAGGTCGGCTGGGCGCACCTGGACTGGGCGATCAAGCGCCACGTGGCCGGCGAACTCACCGCCGCCGAGGCCTCCGCCGCCAAGCTGTTCCACACCGAACTGCAGTGGGAAGCCTGCGACACGGCCCTACAGCTCCACGGCGGGGCCGGCTACATGAACGAGTATCCCATCGCCCGCCTATGGCGCGACGCGCGGGTCCAGCGCATCTATGGCGGCACCTCGGAAATCATGAAGGAAGTCGTGGCCCGCACGATCTAGGCTGTCCGTTGGGTATCCGACAGCCAAGCTAGGATGACCGACGTATGTCTGGCGCCCGTTAGGCGCTATTCTGGGCGAAAGGCCACCTCATGACCCTGGACGCGGCCCCTCCGGCGACCGATCACAAAACGCCCTACGCGCGGTCGGCCAACCGCCTGTTGGCCGCGATCGGCCGCCGGGACTTCGACCTGATCGAGCCGCATCTGGCGTCCGTCGATCTGGCCAAGGGTCAGGTCCTGTTCGAACCCGGCGACGACGTGGTGACCACCTATTTCCCCGGCTCGCGCACCATGGTCTCGCTGCTAATCGTCACCCGCGATGGCCGGGAGGTCGAGGCCGCCACCATCGGGCGCGAGGGCGCGGTGGGCGGCATCGTCAGCGCCGGGAACAAGCCGGCCTATGGCCGCGCGGTGGTCACGATCCCGGGCTCGGCCCTGGCGGTTCCCACCGCCGCCCTGGAAACCCTGAAGGCCGCTTCTCCGGCCTTCGCCGACCTCTTCTCCCGCTATGCCGACGCCCTGCTGGCCCAGCTGATGCAGTCGGTGGCCTGCAACGCGCTCCATTCCGTCGAGGCCCGCGCCAGCCGCTGGCTGCTGGCCACCCACGACCGCGCCGGCGAGGCGATCATCCACCTGACCCAGGAATCCCTGGCCGAGATGCTGGGCGTCCAGCGCACCACGGTCACCGCCGTGGTCCACGCGCTGGAAGAACGCGGCCTGATCCGCCGCCACCGGGGCAGGGTCGAGGTGGTCGACCGCCGCGGCCTCGAGCGCCAGGCCTGCGAGTGCTACGCCGCGGTGGAGGAGCACTTCGCCAATCTGCTGCCCGAGGTGACGCTGTAGCGGCCAGATCCTCCCCCAGCGCGCAGCGCGGTTTGGGGGAGGTGGATCGTCGCCTCTTCGCGACGAGACGGAGGGGGCTTCATCCACGGCAGGATGAGTCAAAGTCCCCCTCAGTCAGCTTCGCTGACAGCTCCCCCAGAGGGGGAGCATCTGGCGCTGCCACACCTACGGCCGCTTCACCACCGCGCCGCCCTTCATGACGAACACCGGCCTCTCCAGCACCGTCACGTCGCCGAGCGGATCGCCGACCACCCCCACCAGGTCGCCGTAGCGGCCCACCGCCACCTGGCCGACGTCCTTCTCCCAGCCGAGCGCCTGGGCGGCGTTGACCGTGGCGGTCTGGATCGCCTGCAGGGGCGTCGCGCCGTAGCGCACCATGACCGCGAACTGTTTGGCGTTTTCGCCGTGCGGGAAGATTCCGGCGTCGGTGGAATAGATGTGTCGCACCCCGGCCTTGAGCGACTTGCGGAAGTTCTGCCGCTGGATCTCGCCGATATCGCGGTCCTTCTGCAGGTTCTCCTCCAGCACGCCGTTCTTCTTGCCCTCGGCCTGGGTGTAGTCGGTGTTGTAGATATCCATGCCGAACCAGGCGCCCTTCTGGGCGGCGAGCTTGATCCCCTCGTCGTCCACCAGGCTGGCGTGCTCGATGGTGTCGACCCCGGCCTTGATCGCCGCGGTGATGCCGGGCGCGCCGTGGGCGTGGGCGGCGACCTTCATGCCGGCCATGTGCGCCTCCTCGACCACCACGCTCATCTCGTCGAGGGTGAGCTGCTGGGCCCCCGGCGAAGTGCGGCGCGAGAAGACCCCGCCGGTGGCGCAGATCTTGATCACCTCGGCGCCGTACTTGCGCACCCGGCGCACCGCCTCGCGGGCCTGGTCGCGGCCGTTGGCGACGTAGGGCGCCTGCTGCTGCATGGACGGCGGGAAGTAGGTGGAATCGCAGTGCCCGCCGGTGGCCCCGAAGGAATAGGCGGCCGGGATCAC
This genomic stretch from Phenylobacterium sp. LH3H17 harbors:
- a CDS encoding acyl-CoA dehydrogenase family protein, with protein sequence MLTTAGRTAYDADLDSFRDQVRKVFDKILHPHLDRWEEEGIVDRDFWLAYGEAGLLCPQVPAEYGGLGLDYRYNAIIGEELAYAGCSAGVTLQSDITVDYLINYGSEEQKARWLPGMVSGEVITAIAMTEPGTGSDLQGVKTTAKRDGNHYVVNGSKTYITNGQNADLVIVVAKTDPALGSKGISLVLVERDREGFARGRNLDKIGQHSADTSELFFNDVRVPITNCLGEEGRGFAHLMGQLPQERLQIAVGGQAGAQRAFDEAVKFTKDRKAFGQSIFDFQNTRFTLAALKTKLQVGWAHLDWAIKRHVAGELTAAEASAAKLFHTELQWEACDTALQLHGGAGYMNEYPIARLWRDARVQRIYGGTSEIMKEVVARTI
- a CDS encoding Crp/Fnr family transcriptional regulator, with translation MTLDAAPPATDHKTPYARSANRLLAAIGRRDFDLIEPHLASVDLAKGQVLFEPGDDVVTTYFPGSRTMVSLLIVTRDGREVEAATIGREGAVGGIVSAGNKPAYGRAVVTIPGSALAVPTAALETLKAASPAFADLFSRYADALLAQLMQSVACNALHSVEARASRWLLATHDRAGEAIIHLTQESLAEMLGVQRTTVTAVVHALEERGLIRRHRGRVEVVDRRGLERQACECYAAVEEHFANLLPEVTL
- a CDS encoding amidohydrolase family protein → MRSIALAAALAALSVGVAEAKTVAVSAERLVDVVNGKVTEKPLVIITDGRITAVGRQGDAIPAGAEQVSLPGVTLLPGLIDMHVHLTSSPLYGGYTSLQFSDAFGTVISTRHAKDTLEAGFTTVRNVGSEFYGDVGLKEAIEAGFVPGPRVIPAAYSFGATGGHCDSTYFPPSMQQQAPYVANGRDQAREAVRRVRKYGAEVIKICATGGVFSRRTSPGAQQLTLDEMSVVVEEAHMAGMKVAAHAHGAPGITAAIKAGVDTIEHASLVDDEGIKLAAQKGAWFGMDIYNTDYTQAEGKKNGVLEENLQKDRDIGEIQRQNFRKSLKAGVRHIYSTDAGIFPHGENAKQFAVMVRYGATPLQAIQTATVNAAQALGWEKDVGQVAVGRYGDLVGVVGDPLGDVTVLERPVFVMKGGAVVKRP